The following are encoded together in the Lytechinus variegatus isolate NC3 chromosome 19, Lvar_3.0, whole genome shotgun sequence genome:
- the LOC121406248 gene encoding uncharacterized protein LOC121406248 isoform X2 codes for MPSTTGSIRSLGTSRGGSMNKSGDFTSPRTGDKRKDGNSPVRPALCLKDITKFDLMSPVAVQQLTGNFQSSFPTITGKETSNIKMLNLQLPKNPYATLPRLALTKRDEGRDVVQTSSFTHGLARSHSELSHYRTRDSHRALLQDRPHTESRLTRRAQHGGPVFFSSRASTISEESRAPVDSEVSSTSGTIKETDKTNNRVGDYPLETDKSSTFKDLAPLRRAKMRSQTKSTAFGSKRMRSGHANTAEKVANLAMSAYTEVHANNGEINGQVWGGESPGRNTPDGSRLVRFNTQNDVFEYTPGQCLR; via the coding sequence ATGCCATCGACGACAGGTTCTATTCGATCGCTTGGGACATCGAGGGGAGGAAGTATGAACAAGAGTGGGGATTTCACGTCTCCGAGGACTGGTGATAAGAGGAAAGATGGTAATAGTCCTGTTCGGCCAGCGTTGTGCCTCAAAGATATCACGAAATTCGATTTGATGAGTCCAGTTGCAGTACAGCAACTGACCGGAAATTTCCAATCGTCCTTCCCCACGATCACTGGGAAAGAGACGAGTAACATCAAGATGTTGAACTTACAATTGCCAAAGAATCCTTACGCAACTTTGCCTCGACTAGCACTGACTAAAAGGGATGAGGGTAGAGACGTTGTACAGACGTCGAGTTTCACGCATGGACTCGCGAGATCGCATTCCGAACTGTCGCACTACAGAACGCGCGATTCGCACCGCGCGTTACTGCAAGACAGACCGCATACGGAAAGCAGGCTTACGCGCAGGGCACAACATGGTGGACCGGTGTTTTTCTCGAGCAGAGCGAGTACCATATCGGAGGAAAGCAGAGCACCTGTTGATTCTGAAGTGTCATCAACCTCTGGGACCATTAAGGAAACCGATAAAACAAACAATCGTGTGGGAGATTACCCTTTAGAAACCGATAAGTCAAGTACATTTAAAGATCTGGCCCCACTCCGTCGAGCGAAGATGCGATCTCAGACCAAATCGACTGCATTCGGTTCTAAAAGAATGCGGTCTGGCCATGCGAACACGGCTGAAAAGGTGGCGAATCTGGCAATGAGTGCATACACAGAGGTACACGCTAACAATGGTGAAATAAATGGTCAGGTTTGGGGAGGAGAGAGTCCGGGGAGGAATACACCTGATGGATCAAGACTAGTTCGTTTTAACACACAGAATGACGTCTTTGAGTATACTCCTGGTCAATGTTTAAGGTGA
- the LOC121406248 gene encoding uncharacterized protein LOC121406248 isoform X1: MSNNTKLMFIPIHSPRRPTMPSTTGSIRSLGTSRGGSMNKSGDFTSPRTGDKRKDGNSPVRPALCLKDITKFDLMSPVAVQQLTGNFQSSFPTITGKETSNIKMLNLQLPKNPYATLPRLALTKRDEGRDVVQTSSFTHGLARSHSELSHYRTRDSHRALLQDRPHTESRLTRRAQHGGPVFFSSRASTISEESRAPVDSEVSSTSGTIKETDKTNNRVGDYPLETDKSSTFKDLAPLRRAKMRSQTKSTAFGSKRMRSGHANTAEKVANLAMSAYTEVHANNGEINGQVWGGESPGRNTPDGSRLVRFNTQNDVFEYTPGQCLR; this comes from the coding sequence ATGTCGAACAACACTAAACTCATGTTTATTCCAATTCACTCTCCTAGACGGCCAACAATGCCATCGACGACAGGTTCTATTCGATCGCTTGGGACATCGAGGGGAGGAAGTATGAACAAGAGTGGGGATTTCACGTCTCCGAGGACTGGTGATAAGAGGAAAGATGGTAATAGTCCTGTTCGGCCAGCGTTGTGCCTCAAAGATATCACGAAATTCGATTTGATGAGTCCAGTTGCAGTACAGCAACTGACCGGAAATTTCCAATCGTCCTTCCCCACGATCACTGGGAAAGAGACGAGTAACATCAAGATGTTGAACTTACAATTGCCAAAGAATCCTTACGCAACTTTGCCTCGACTAGCACTGACTAAAAGGGATGAGGGTAGAGACGTTGTACAGACGTCGAGTTTCACGCATGGACTCGCGAGATCGCATTCCGAACTGTCGCACTACAGAACGCGCGATTCGCACCGCGCGTTACTGCAAGACAGACCGCATACGGAAAGCAGGCTTACGCGCAGGGCACAACATGGTGGACCGGTGTTTTTCTCGAGCAGAGCGAGTACCATATCGGAGGAAAGCAGAGCACCTGTTGATTCTGAAGTGTCATCAACCTCTGGGACCATTAAGGAAACCGATAAAACAAACAATCGTGTGGGAGATTACCCTTTAGAAACCGATAAGTCAAGTACATTTAAAGATCTGGCCCCACTCCGTCGAGCGAAGATGCGATCTCAGACCAAATCGACTGCATTCGGTTCTAAAAGAATGCGGTCTGGCCATGCGAACACGGCTGAAAAGGTGGCGAATCTGGCAATGAGTGCATACACAGAGGTACACGCTAACAATGGTGAAATAAATGGTCAGGTTTGGGGAGGAGAGAGTCCGGGGAGGAATACACCTGATGGATCAAGACTAGTTCGTTTTAACACACAGAATGACGTCTTTGAGTATACTCCTGGTCAATGTTTAAGGTGA
- the LOC121405964 gene encoding uncharacterized protein LOC121405964, producing MLIKGRASPRTSSRVDVPQPNLSRPCRAPPPEEILSFEDDVVFEWSKSISPDFSESRKARMQAEEQRKTTESLFPGLLSEVIDDSLSQRPTSGSISNFGSPVVFSSLFDLRGSADDVSTRNASRCESTRLYSGVRTFLPDRCQTAPLSKHVDGEAENGMNGTQVIDLAAKHEIQTRERSKSCRLYGEGNKRRPDASQSRSARKVRKPNEERYLMRRYRERPCSRAESYMNEEIFESTSDLSRECCDVLGPRHCYDCSKITQRNTFVDRNTSSFPSIHMTPKNMSTITLVQRLFPELSQLDILEGVADGYISSRSFSRDRLLELCERKKADARRKEVREKWKGAAKRRISAFSIPDKLHFFSNFTDLRAQILKQRGSYTGMKDLVSPVNSLNTMPPPTEIELIIRKEEDRENPANYFCPPLMTREEIQRQKSQPRFYAGAKQEYKLPDAPPLTDILQKSSMTIRDLDAEGTVKPKVERTKPSSPRICGMGDPKRKIPKVGSFGGSSGMLSKTPGRSRPPRIGRPEVGGGLASLAASSSSFTRPLQMETLAEDGSQSEREDVMEEEEEDDEAGRNEKEKGGNPLSFGQRPHPRMKSHHNTGYNRSSFGDLNVEEEEEDESDNIDGQYEMRIDEAEEEADEDDENEEDALGDITHGTRNLQLSSKNGFGNEGRQHDETGELYQTSKMTGIERHQEKEDEDDFEVGSLDGVSLSEDEVEEL from the coding sequence ATGCTGATTAAAGGAAGAGCCAGCCCTAGGACAAGCTCTCGAGTTGATGTCCCCCAGCCGAACCTCAGCAGACCATGCCGAGCACCACCTCCAGAAGAAATACTGTCCTTCGAAGATGATGTGGTCTTCGAATGGTCAAAGAGCATATCCCCAGACTTCTCAGAGTCACGAAAGGCACGGATGCAAGCTGAAGAGCAGCGTAAGACGACAGAGAGTCTCTTCCCAGGACTTCTTTCTGAGGTCATCGATGATTCTTTGTCTCAACGACCAACCTCTGggtcaatttcaaattttggcTCTCCTGTAGTATTCTCAAGTCTGTTCGACCTAAGAGGAAGTGCTGATGATGTCAGCACACGGAATGCATCGCGCTGTGAATCAACGAGACTGTACTCTGGAGTTCGGACcttcttaccagaccgatgcCAGACTGCTCCCCTTTCCAAACATGTTGATGGTGAAGCTGAGAATGGTATGAATGGAACCCAGGTCATTGATCTGGCAGCAAAACATGAAATACAAACACGGGAGAGGAGCAAATCCTGTCGGTTATACGGTGAAGGCAACAAACGGCGTCCAGATGCTTCGCAATCTAGATCAGCTCGTAAGGTCCGTAAACCAAATGAGGAGCGTTACCTCATGCGGAGGTATCGGGAGAGACCATGTTCTAGAGCtgaaagttatatgaacgaagAAATATTTGAATCAACGAGTGATTTGTCTCGAGAATGTTGCGACGTCCTTGGCCCAAGACATTGTTACGACTGCTCCAAGATAACACAGAGGAACACTTTCGTTGACCGTAACACCTCTTCCTTCCCAAGCATTCACATGACACCAAAGAACATGTCAACAATCACCTTAGTTCAGAGACTCTTCCCAGAGTTGAGCCAATTGGATATCCTAGAAGGAGTAGCTGATGGATATATATCATCTCGATCGTTTTCTCGTGATAGACTTCTTGAACTTTGCGAGCGAAAGAAGGCTGATGCTCGGAGGAAAGAGGTTAGGGAAAAGTGGAAGGGCGCTGCCAAACGAAGAATAAGTGCGTTCTCTATTCCAGACAAGCTTCACTTCTTCAGTAACTTCACTGATTTGAGAGCTCAGATACTAAAACAGCGGGGGAGCTACACGGGTATGAAAGATCTTGTGTCTCCCGTTAATAGTCTTAACACTATGCCACCTCCAACCGAAATCGAACTCATCATCAGGAAAGAGGAGGACCGAGAAAATCCTGCGAATTACTTCTGCCCACCACTCATGACGCGCGAGGAAATCCAACGACAGAAGAGTCAACCGCGATTTTACGCAGGAGCGAAGCAAGAGTACAAACTTCCCGACGCTCCCCCTCTCACAGACATTCTCCAGAAATCAAGTATGACAATACGAGACTTGGATGCCGAAGGAACTGTCAAACCCAAAGTAGAGAGAACAAAACCTAGTAGCCCACGCATTTGCGGAATGGGTGATCCCAAAAGAAAGATTCCGAAAGTTGGCTCctttggtggcagcagtgggatgtTAAGTAAGACACCCGGGAGATCGCGGCCTCCAAGGATTGGGCGACCGGAAGTGGGCGGAGGTCTTGCATCTCTCGCggcatcatcgtcatcattcaCAAGACCGCTGCAGATGGAGACGCTGGCTGAGGACGGCAGCCAGAGTGAGCGGGAGGATGTGatggaggaagaggaagaagatgatgaggcTGGTAGAAATGAGAAGGAGAAAGGGGGAAACCCCCTTAGCTTTGGACAACGGCCTCATCCTCGCATGAAATCTCATCATAACACAGGGTACAACCGAAGTAGTTTTGGCGATTTAAACGttgaggaagaggaggaggatgaaagcGATAACATTGATGGTCAATATGAAATGAGGATTGATGAGGCAGAGGAAGAGGCTGACGAAGATGACGAAAACGAGGAAGACGCACTTGGAGATATTACACATGGGACGAGGAACCTACAATTAAGTAGCAAAAATGGATTTGGTAACGAGGGTAGACAACATGATGAAACAGGGGAGCTTTACCAGACATCAAAAATGACTGGCATTGAAAGGCATCAAGAAAAGGAAGATGAGGATGACTTTGAAGTAGGTTCACTAGATGGTGTCTCGCTGTCAGAAGATGAAGTTGAAGAACTTTGA